TAAAATGCCTTCCAGTCCAGCAGAAATATGCAGgttgctgataaaaaaaatatacagatgTTGAGTCACAAAGATTCCTCTTCTGCTTTCGGTGCCACGACCCTAGAGGCCATGACCATGTCGTGACCTTTTATCCTCGCCTTCGAAGAAGTCGGAGGCAGCGAGAGTCTCCTTTTGGATGACAGCAACCTGAGGACTTCGCTCACTTGCGACTCGAGGAGAGACAGTCGGCTGCTCAGTTTCCTAATGTCTCCTTTCAGCTCCAGCTTGGCCTCGTGCAGCGTCGTCTGGAGGGATTGTTCAGACGCCGGCTGGAGGAAGGAGTGCCTCAGGGACACCTCCGTGTAAACCCCCAGGCTGTGCTCGAAGGGACTCCTGTCCAGTGGGCTCTTTTCCATTGGGCTCCGCTCAAAGGAGCTCCGGGAGTCTCCAGCTCGGTCGATGCGCAGGTCACTCTTTGTGATGCCGCTGTCGCAGGAGTCGGTTTTGTGCAGGATGCTCGTTTCCTCTCCTGCGTCTCCTGCCGTGTTGCTCCCCGTCTGTCCACCGCTTTCTGATTCCTGGGTCTTTTTGGAAGCTGCAGGCTCCTCTGAGGCCTGTGGTGCTTTCGGACACTCCTCCGCTTTCTGCGTGTCCTTTTCCTGCTCAACGGCAGGAAGCGCCGGTTCAGCAGATACAGCGCTCTTGAATCTCGCCCACCCTCGCCCCCCTCTGCTGCTGGCTCCCCCTGCACCCGTCCCACCACTCTGTGCAGGTTTTAAACTCCTCTGACTAGGCCTCAACTCCATGGTTACTTGGGTGCATAACTGCTCTGACTTTCCAGAGTCATTGCACTCTTGGTGAGGAGAAGTTGTGCTGCCTCTCCTGCTTCCACTTCCTGCATCCGAGCGTGGCGTGGTGCCGTGTTCCTGCTGCTGATTGCAGGAGTTTGAGTCAGTGTGACGGTGGTGGTGCGTCTCCATCTGGATGCAGTTTTGGTCGGAGTAAGGGTGCGTCTCTCCTGGCGCTTGAGAGTCTCTTTGCTGCCTGAACCTCTGGAACAGCTTGCGTACAGGGTGATCCTCAGGAATGGAGAGGGCCACCTCACTCCTCTGCCGCTCCTGCTCTCTTTTCACGTCAGCGATCTTCCTGAAGATTACCTGCAGGGGAGAGGAAAGCAGTCAACAAAGGCAATCTGTGAGCATTAATATGAATTTTGACAGATGCAGCTGTGACGAGATAGTGAGTCCAAGATTAATccaattattatttgtttttgtttctgtttttttttttacaaatccaaATATGTAGTGGGCAGTAACTATAGAGCCAGTCTTGTCTCAAGGTCGTCTTTGTGGAGCAGACAACTAACAGTCACCCCCATATATCTGAGTGGTGTGTCTTAGCAACTCTTCTGGAGTTACTAAAGGCCTCTTAGGTTTTTCCATAACTCTGATGTCAGCTACTTATTTCTACTGAGCACCATGTACTGTTTTCTTACTGAGCAAAGGACCTAAATTATTTGGAGGTCACTTCctttctctatttatttttcatgctacATCTCacggtattttttatttatttatttatttatttatttatttatgttttagtgaATCAGCAGGTTTTGTCCTCacaaaagcaaactaaacaCATCTAAAAGGTTTATGGGTAAAAGTTAAGCCtgtgcaaacaacaacaacaaacaaaaagcgCTTAAAGCACCTTGAATTAATAATATATGATATAAAATCTATATAATACAATCAAAGGGTCATGAATCTTTTAACATGCAGCTATTTGTTTGGATTCCGAGCTGCTTCACTGTGCCTGTGATTTTATTCAATATAACAATTAAGGAACTCAAGGTTATTTTGACTTGTCTGCTTTTGACTTGTTATGAAATAGCTCCTTGATGTATTTATGACTGAATCGTCTCAAAATGTTTCAGTAGCCTCCATATAAGCAGAGACCTGAATCGACTTTAAGAAAAAATCCGTGAATATTTCATGAGATGTTGATTAAACAGGGTAATGTTACAGGATCATCTGAGCAACTTACCCTAAaaatcagaaagtaaaacatcttACATCTTCTAGGATCATAGCAGAATAAATAGTGCAAGGTCAGTCTGGAAAACCAGTGCTTCCTGtgccatgtctttttttttttttacccgttTCCGTAGGTTGCAGGTCAAGATGAGATTGCGGGAGAAGGAGTTGGCAAATGCGGTGTAAAAGTCCAACACCCTCATCAGAGCTTCTCTCCTGATGACGTGCAGGTCGCAGTAGGTCAGCGCTCGCACGTTGGCACAGGCCCTGGCCGGCGTGGTCTCCTTCCAGAAGACGTCTCCGAACACATCCCCTTTTCCTGGACAGATCCAGGCGTCGTCAGTTTACAAGTAAAAAgaccaaacatgttttcatgtggAACCATGTTTTCTCTTCTCCAAAATTAACAGTGTAGCACCCGGCAGAAAGcgctatatatttatatatatcgAAGAGGCTGAGCTGCCTGTTGTGATAGAAATGGcatgaaaattttgttttttataattcCGTATTGAAAATAAGATGttagctctggaggagctgcacagatccacagctcaggggGGAGAATCTGTAgaaagcaaaattattattaataaacttCACAAACCTAgcctttatgaaaaaaatggtTGGATGAAAGTCATCGCTGAAAGAAAACTgcaagaaaattaaaagtttggcCCAAGTCATGTACAGAATTCAGTAACTTAGTCTTGACCAATTAGATTCAGTTTGACCTATATTGGTAGAAATGTTAGTTTCTAGGTGAGTACGGTGCTTACATTCTCCTAAAAGACTTGAAGCTGAAATTGCAGCAAGATATGGTGAATCAAGGGAGCGGGGCATAcatgcacgccacacttttcagatttctattttattttcctcctactTCGtcaaaattaattgtttatgCAACATGACAGAAAGTGGTGAAGCTCAGTGGGAGTACTCGTTAACAATGTAACGGCAAGATCAAAAGTGGATGTTTACTGGTGTAAATATGACATAATGAAATCTCTGTCTAAGTTTATCACTTCAACATAGGTCCAAATAAAAACCCAGCATGGAGTTCGTCAACAAATTACCGAGTATTGCGATGACCTCATCGTCCTGGATGACTTCAAGGGAGCCGGAGACGACAAAGCAGAGCGTGTCGACGCTTTCTCCGATGTGGAAGATGAGGTCTCCCGGCGCGCAGTGCGTCGTCTGAAACTCCACGGCCAGGGAGCGTAAGCAGCCGTCGCTCGCCAGACGAAACGCCGGATGGTCGTTGAACACCTGCCTGTTGAGGTGCACACAGATGTCGGCACGCATGTCTTTAGGACAGATGGAGAGAACCTTCgggagagatggaggaaaaaaaggactGTTGTTAagattaagtaaaaaaaacaaaaaggcaattATTGCGAATGGGTAAAGATTATAAAGATTAaagaattaagaaattaaaaaatgccaaagattaaagattaaatCTCATGGTAAAGATTCTTACCACAGAGTAATtactgatgttttgttttggtctcatcaAAAGTGACATAGATGGTTAAAACTGTTATAATGGCTGCTTTTATGTGGTTCCTTAACCACAGTGTTTGTAACTAAATCAACTGGCAATATTTAGGAACCCTCATTATAGGTTACCATCATTTTACATGAGATGGAGCTAGCTGcagaaatgttaaacattttaaagcaatctTTATCAGATTTTGTACTAAGATGCTTCTGGTTTGGTCAAATAAACATTCTCAACTTAATGTAAGCAAGACCTGTAAGGGTTTCACAGGTAAAATGTTCAAGGAAGGAGAACACCACCAAGCCAGAGCTGCAGGATATTAGAGTGTTTTTAAATGCACTTAGTCCGAATTTTTAAGTCTCTTTATAAATGTAGCAcacttatttatttcacttgatGACAAATAGAAAATTAGGCCTATATAGTAATATATAATACACAGACTGTAGCACTTCAATAACTAACAAAATCCTCATTAATAAGAGATACAGTACGTGCAAGCCTTTTAGGcaaaattgatttttcttgcaaataaaaagacaacctCTAGGTACATTTTGGGAGAGAGCAAGAGAAAAGATGATGTTAACagtttgtattgatttttttcttcttttttttgcttcttcttgaCTCAGCTTTGAATAGACAtaccattttttcttttttgctgccTAAAAGGATTAAATAGTTGCTGTCGGTGCTGCGAGTGTCAGCCTGGGTACCTTGTCTGTGTCGATGCCTTTAGACATGGCCCAGGTGGAGACGATGAAGTCCATGACCCGCTCGCTCAGACCTTTGGGAACCTGATAAAGCTTGAGGAAGTCGCGCACATTGTTGAGCATCTCATGGTATCGGTTTGTGTTGGTGTACATCTGCTGGAAGATGGTGGTCACGTTTCCAAAGATGGTGGCATAGAGCAGCGCTGAGAGGGAAAATCAATGCACACATCACTGCTATGGAATGATTTCTCATCAGCTTTTTGCATACTGGCTAAAAGAAACGCGTGTCTCTGCCATATCTAGTTTTGTACCACAGAGAAACACAGGATTACGATCTAAGAGGGTACAAGTACCAGGATACACCAAAGTATACATTTAAACTATACTCCTGTTACATTTACTTCATACttctaaatgaataaatgcactTGAATTAAACCCTGGATTTTATATAGTTTTCAGTCAGAGATTATGCTGTGGCAATGAAACATATATTTAAGAGCTTCTGAGAAATACTTACTAGTTGACAAAAATGTGTGGCATGTCAGCTAAACAGTTCTTTCAttccatgttaaaaaaaactgtttttcaattCTTTACACTTCATAGTTatctattttactt
The Gambusia affinis linkage group LG22, SWU_Gaff_1.0, whole genome shotgun sequence DNA segment above includes these coding regions:
- the LOC122825834 gene encoding potassium voltage-gated channel subfamily H member 5-like isoform X1; this translates as MHGGKRGLVAPQNTFLENIVRRSSETSFLLGNAQILDWPVVYSNDGFCKLSGYHRAEVMHKSSTCNFMYGDLTDKKTIDKIRQTFDNQESNFHEVLLYTKNRKPIWLYMQIAPISNENDKVVLFLCTFRDITLFKQPIEDDSARGWTKFARLTRALTNNRNLVQQLAPLNKPEVSHKPSRLVEALQLGSDILPQYKQEAPKTPPHIILHYCTFKTTWDWVILILTFYTAIMVPYNVSFRTKHNNLAWLVVDSVVDVIFLIDIVLNFHTTFVGPAGEVISDAKLIRMNYLKTWFVIDLLSCLPYDIINAFENVEEDVTPHASPASHLRDFSNFHRNTTRVEDSVLPGLSSLFSSLKVIRLLRLGRVARKLDHYLEYGAAVLVLLVCVFGLVAHWLACIWYSIGDYEVIDETTNSIKTDSWLYQLALSIGKPYRYNASGTGRWEGGPGKDTLYVSSLYFTMTSLTTIGFGNIAPTTDGEKIFSVAMMMVGSLLYATIFGNVTTIFQQMYTNTNRYHEMLNNVRDFLKLYQVPKGLSERVMDFIVSTWAMSKGIDTDKVLSICPKDMRADICVHLNRQVFNDHPAFRLASDGCLRSLAVEFQTTHCAPGDLIFHIGESVDTLCFVVSGSLEVIQDDEVIAILGKGDVFGDVFWKETTPARACANVRALTYCDLHVIRREALMRVLDFYTAFANSFSRNLILTCNLRKRVIFRKIADVKREQERQRSEVALSIPEDHPVRKLFQRFRQQRDSQAPGETHPYSDQNCIQMETHHHRHTDSNSCNQQQEHGTTPRSDAGSGSRRGSTTSPHQECNDSGKSEQLCTQVTMELRPSQRSLKPAQSGGTGAGGASSRGGRGWARFKSAVSAEPALPAVEQEKDTQKAEECPKAPQASEEPAASKKTQESESGGQTGSNTAGDAGEETSILHKTDSCDSGITKSDLRIDRAGDSRSSFERSPMEKSPLDRSPFEHSLGVYTEVSLRHSFLQPASEQSLQTTLHEAKLELKGDIRKLSSRLSLLESQVSEVLRLLSSKRRLSLPPTSSKARIKGHDMVMASRVVAPKAEEESL
- the LOC122825834 gene encoding potassium voltage-gated channel subfamily H member 5-like isoform X2 is translated as MYGDLTDKKTIDKIRQTFDNQESNFHEVLLYTKNRKPIWLYMQIAPISNENDKVVLFLCTFRDITLFKQPIEDDSARGWTKFARLTRALTNNRNLVQQLAPLNKPEVSHKPSRLVEALQLGSDILPQYKQEAPKTPPHIILHYCTFKTTWDWVILILTFYTAIMVPYNVSFRTKHNNLAWLVVDSVVDVIFLIDIVLNFHTTFVGPAGEVISDAKLIRMNYLKTWFVIDLLSCLPYDIINAFENVEEDVTPHASPASHLRDFSNFHRNTTRVEDSVLPGLSSLFSSLKVIRLLRLGRVARKLDHYLEYGAAVLVLLVCVFGLVAHWLACIWYSIGDYEVIDETTNSIKTDSWLYQLALSIGKPYRYNASGTGRWEGGPGKDTLYVSSLYFTMTSLTTIGFGNIAPTTDGEKIFSVAMMMVGSLLYATIFGNVTTIFQQMYTNTNRYHEMLNNVRDFLKLYQVPKGLSERVMDFIVSTWAMSKGIDTDKVLSICPKDMRADICVHLNRQVFNDHPAFRLASDGCLRSLAVEFQTTHCAPGDLIFHIGESVDTLCFVVSGSLEVIQDDEVIAILGKGDVFGDVFWKETTPARACANVRALTYCDLHVIRREALMRVLDFYTAFANSFSRNLILTCNLRKRVIFRKIADVKREQERQRSEVALSIPEDHPVRKLFQRFRQQRDSQAPGETHPYSDQNCIQMETHHHRHTDSNSCNQQQEHGTTPRSDAGSGSRRGSTTSPHQECNDSGKSEQLCTQVTMELRPSQRSLKPAQSGGTGAGGASSRGGRGWARFKSAVSAEPALPAVEQEKDTQKAEECPKAPQASEEPAASKKTQESESGGQTGSNTAGDAGEETSILHKTDSCDSGITKSDLRIDRAGDSRSSFERSPMEKSPLDRSPFEHSLGVYTEVSLRHSFLQPASEQSLQTTLHEAKLELKGDIRKLSSRLSLLESQVSEVLRLLSSKRRLSLPPTSSKARIKGHDMVMASRVVAPKAEEESL